The genomic window GCGAGCTCACGCTCACCCTGCCTTACAACGACTTCGACGCCGCCACCGCGCTGTTCGAGCAACAGGGCAAGGAAATCGCCGGCCTGATCATCGAGCCGGTGGTCGGCAACGCCAACTGCATCCCGCCGCGCGAAGGCTATCTGCAGCACCTGCGCGCGCTGTGCACGCAGTACGGCGCGCTGCTGATCTTCGACGAAGTGATGACCGGTTTCCGTGTCGCCTTGGGCGGCGCGCAGGCCTATTACGGCATCACCCCGGACCTGAGCACCTTCGGCAAGATCATCGGCGGCGGCATGCCGGTCGGCGCCTATGGCGGCCGCCGCGAGCTGATGTCGCAGATTGCCCCGGCCGGCCCGATCTACCAGGCCGGCACGCTGAGCGGTAACCCGGTGGCGATGGCCGCCGGTCTGGCAATGCTGCAGCTGGTGCAGGCACCGGGTTTCCACGAACGTTTGACCGCAGCCACCAACACGCTGTGCGACGGTTTGGAAGCCGCAGCGCGCGATGCCGGCGTGGCCGTCACCACCAACCGCGTCGGCGGCATGTTCGGCCTGTTCTTCACCAACGAGAAAGTGGAGACCTACGCACAAGCGACCGCCTGCGACATCAAGGCCTTCAATGTGTTCTTCCACGCCATGCTGGAACGCGGGGTGTTCCTGGCACCGTCGGCCTATGAGGCGGGCTTCCTGTCCAGCGCACACGACGATGCGGTGATTGAGGCCACGCTGGTGGCAGCGCGTGAAGCCTTCAAGGTAGTTGCTGCAGGTTGATCCTGCAGCGGCTTCGGTAAAAAAACAGGTCCGCTTCATCCGGTAACGCTGTTCTTCCTGACGAAGCAGCGTTACCTGGAACGGAAAGCCGATTGCACACCGATTTGTGGGAGCGGCGTCAGCCGCGAAGCAAGCGGCATCATCGGATTGCAAAGATGCCATGGACTGAAGCAACGTCAGCTTCGCGGCTGACGCCGCTCCCACAAGGAGCCAGCCAGCTCGTCACCAACGTAGCCCGGGTAAGCGCAGCGCACCCGGGATTCAAAACTGAT from Stenotrophomonas nitritireducens includes these protein-coding regions:
- the hemL gene encoding glutamate-1-semialdehyde 2,1-aminomutase — its product is MNHAQSHDLFTRAQTLLPGGVNSPVRAFKSVGGEPFFVQRAGGAYLHDVDGNAYIDYVGSWGPMVVGHNHPTVREAVQQAIGNGLSFGAPCAAEVTMAETITQLVPSCEMVRMVNSGTEATLSAIRLARGATGRNKIVKFEGCYHGHGDSFLVKAGSGMLTLGVPTSPGVPAGLSELTLTLPYNDFDAATALFEQQGKEIAGLIIEPVVGNANCIPPREGYLQHLRALCTQYGALLIFDEVMTGFRVALGGAQAYYGITPDLSTFGKIIGGGMPVGAYGGRRELMSQIAPAGPIYQAGTLSGNPVAMAAGLAMLQLVQAPGFHERLTAATNTLCDGLEAAARDAGVAVTTNRVGGMFGLFFTNEKVETYAQATACDIKAFNVFFHAMLERGVFLAPSAYEAGFLSSAHDDAVIEATLVAAREAFKVVAAG